A stretch of the Helicoverpa armigera isolate CAAS_96S chromosome 5, ASM3070526v1, whole genome shotgun sequence genome encodes the following:
- the LOC110371336 gene encoding HIG1 domain family member 1A, mitochondrial → MSQEKPVFDYHDESQSEKLMRKTKESPFMVLAIAGCAGAVGYGGWAYKNRGAMSTSVFLMQFRVIAQGTAVGALCAGMVYTLYNNHFNKPKENLAILPKSNEH, encoded by the exons ATGTCGCAAGAAAAACCCGTTTTCGATTACCATGATGAGAGCCAGAGCGAGAAACTTATGCGCAAGACGAAGGAATCTCCTTTTATGGTCTtag CTATCGCCGGTTGTGCGGGCGCagtcggctacggcggctgggCATACAAGAACCGCGGCGCCATGAGCACCAGCGTGTTCCTCATGCAGTTCCGTGTGATCGCGCAGGGCACCGCCGTCGGAGCACTATGCGCCGGCATGGTCTACACTCTATACAACAACCACTTCAACAAACCTAAGGAAAATCTCGCCATCCTACCCAAATCTAACGAGCATTAA
- the LOC110371320 gene encoding beta carbonic anhydrase 1 isoform X2: protein MERILRGIMRYRVLDRSVMVKQFQQVKSTPTPKAVFYTCMDSRMIPTRFTETSVGDMFVVRNAGNLVPHSRHFKDEMTSCEPAALELGCITYDIRHIIVCGHSDCKAMNLLYKLKDEKETTTEKRRLSPLTSFMCSYAKSSLDKFLKMNGDFTKPVKFTAETPHRKFVAYIDPENKFCIEDKLSQVNTLQQLSNIASYGMLKKRLEKYDLHIHALWFDIYTGDIFYFSRRAKRFVIIDESSYEELAAEVRRYYS from the exons atggAGAGAATACTACGAGGTATTATGCGATATCGTGTTTTGGATCGTTCAGTTATGGTGAAGCAGTTCCAACAAGTAAAAAGCACGCCGACG CCCAAGGCGGTTTTCTACACGTGCATGGACAGTAGAATGATACCGACGAGGTTCACAGAGACAAGCGTAGGCGATATGTTTGTAG TGCGAAACGCTGGTAACTTGGTTCCTCACTCGAGGCACTTCAAGGATGAGATGACCAGCTGCGAGCCGGCCGCCTTGGAGCTCGGCTGTATAACCTATGATATAAGGCACATTATTGTGTGTGGCCACAGTGACTGTAAAGCGATGAACCTTCTCTATAAGCTAAAGGATGAGAAGGAAACTACAACA gaaaaaagaAGACTGTCTCCTTTAACATCATTCATGTGTAGTTATGCTAAAAGTAGTTTGGACAAATTCCTTAAAATGAACGGTGACTTCACGAAGCCAGTGAAATTTACAGCTGAAACACCACATAGAAAATTTGTGGCGTACATAGACCCAGAGAACAAATTTTGCATAGAGGACAAACTGTCACAG GTAAATACCCTGCAACAATTATCAAATATCGCGTCCTACGGAATGCTGAAGAAGCGTTTGGAGAAGTACGACCTTCACATTCATGCTCTCTGGTTCGATATCTACACGGGCGACATTTTCTACTTCAGTAGGAGAGCCAAGCGTTTTGTGATAATCGACGAGTCATCTTACGAGGAACTAGCAGCTGAAGTCAGAAGATATTACTCATAG
- the LOC110371320 gene encoding beta carbonic anhydrase 1 isoform X1 produces MERILRGIMRYRVLDRSVMVKQFQQVKSTPTHAARKRYSRSHVTLLRPSKGDPGEGPKAVFYTCMDSRMIPTRFTETSVGDMFVVRNAGNLVPHSRHFKDEMTSCEPAALELGCITYDIRHIIVCGHSDCKAMNLLYKLKDEKETTTEKRRLSPLTSFMCSYAKSSLDKFLKMNGDFTKPVKFTAETPHRKFVAYIDPENKFCIEDKLSQVNTLQQLSNIASYGMLKKRLEKYDLHIHALWFDIYTGDIFYFSRRAKRFVIIDESSYEELAAEVRRYYS; encoded by the exons atggAGAGAATACTACGAGGTATTATGCGATATCGTGTTTTGGATCGTTCAGTTATGGTGAAGCAGTTCCAACAAGTAAAAAGCACGCCGACG CACGCAGCACGTAAACGCTACTCGCGAAGTCACGTGACGCTGTTAAGACCAAGCAAAGGAGACCCTGGGGAAGGA CCCAAGGCGGTTTTCTACACGTGCATGGACAGTAGAATGATACCGACGAGGTTCACAGAGACAAGCGTAGGCGATATGTTTGTAG TGCGAAACGCTGGTAACTTGGTTCCTCACTCGAGGCACTTCAAGGATGAGATGACCAGCTGCGAGCCGGCCGCCTTGGAGCTCGGCTGTATAACCTATGATATAAGGCACATTATTGTGTGTGGCCACAGTGACTGTAAAGCGATGAACCTTCTCTATAAGCTAAAGGATGAGAAGGAAACTACAACA gaaaaaagaAGACTGTCTCCTTTAACATCATTCATGTGTAGTTATGCTAAAAGTAGTTTGGACAAATTCCTTAAAATGAACGGTGACTTCACGAAGCCAGTGAAATTTACAGCTGAAACACCACATAGAAAATTTGTGGCGTACATAGACCCAGAGAACAAATTTTGCATAGAGGACAAACTGTCACAG GTAAATACCCTGCAACAATTATCAAATATCGCGTCCTACGGAATGCTGAAGAAGCGTTTGGAGAAGTACGACCTTCACATTCATGCTCTCTGGTTCGATATCTACACGGGCGACATTTTCTACTTCAGTAGGAGAGCCAAGCGTTTTGTGATAATCGACGAGTCATCTTACGAGGAACTAGCAGCTGAAGTCAGAAGATATTACTCATAG
- the LOC110371296 gene encoding serine/threonine-protein phosphatase 2A activator: MTTESAIGDGVTKNVNVPPELPENHRFLEPEKAVKTITDMAIWEKSEAYMEYTGFIATLNEAIKAKPLTVDCKISENVKRLVNMLELIERMIDDFPPIEQPQRFGNVAFRSWLSKLKANSTLYLQEALHPRIHLAIPEVKVYLEESFGNATRIDYGTGHEMAFTMFLCCLFKVGNLSPEDNVAVVFIVFTKYLSIVRKLQKTYRMEPAGSHGVWSLDDYQFIPFIWGSSQLIDQPRIYPPAKFLEDDIIEKYHTEYMFISCIKHIKEVKKGPFAEHSNQLWSISAVGSWTKINQGLIKMYKKEVLAKFPVVQHVLFGSLLPIRRFPLNH, encoded by the coding sequence ATGACTACTGAAAGTGCCATTGGTGATGGAGTTACAAAAAATGTCAATGTTCCACCAGAATTGCCTGAAAACCATCGCTTTCTGGAACCTGAGAAAGCAGTTAAAACAATCACTGACATGGCAATATGGGAAAAATCAGAAGCTTACATGGAGTACACAGGCTTCATAGCAACACTCAATGAAGCTATTAAAGCTAAGCCACTGACTGTAGACTGCAAGATCTCTGAAAATGTGAAGAGACTAGTGAACATGCTGGAGTTGATTGAACGCATGATAGATGATTTCCCACCTATTGAGCAGCCACAAAGGTTTGGTAATGTTGCTTTCAGATCCTGGCTCTCCAAACTAAAGGCAAACAGTACCCTATATCTCCAAGAAGCTCTGCATCCTAGGATACACTTAGCTATACCTGAAGTCAAGGTTTACTTGGAGGAGAGCTTTGGTAATGCTACAAGGATTGACTATGGCACAGGCCACGAAATGGCTTTCACTATGTTTCTCTGTTGTTTGTTCAAAGTGGGCAATTTGTCCCCTGAAGATAATGTAGCAGTTGTATTTATAGTATTTACTAAGTATTTATCTATAGTAAGAAAGTTGCAGAAGACTTACAGAATGGAGCCGGCTGGCAGTCATGGTGTGTGGAGCTTAGATGATTACCAGTTCATACCCTTCATTTGGGGCAGTTCACAATTAATTGACCAGCCAAGGATATATCCTCCAGCCAAGTTTTTAGAAGatgatattattgaaaaatatcacACTGAGTATATGTTCATATCATGTATTAAACACATTAAAGAAGTGAAGAAAGGTCCATTTGCAGAGCATTCTAACCAGCTGTGGAGTATAAGTGCAGTTGGCTCTTGGACTAAAATTAATCAAGGTCTCATTAAGATGTACAAGAAAGAAGTCTTGGCAAAGTTTCCAGTAGTTCAGCATGTGCTGTTTGGCTCACTTCTCCCCATTAGGAGGTTCCCTCTCAACCATTAG